From Larus michahellis chromosome 5, bLarMic1.1, whole genome shotgun sequence, the proteins below share one genomic window:
- the GAR1 gene encoding H/ACA ribonucleoprotein complex subunit 1 isoform X1 translates to MSFRGRGGGGGRGGGFNRGGGGGGDRGGFNRGGRGGFGRGGGRGGFNRGGYDQGPPERVVLLGEFMHPCEDDIVCKCKTEENKVPYFNAPVYLDNKEQIGKVDEIFGQLRDFYFSVKLSENMKASSFKKMQKFYIDPAKLLPLQRFLPRPPGEKGAPRGGGRGGRGGGRGGGRGGGRGGFRGGRGGGGGGFRGGRGGGGGGFRGGRGGGGGFRGECVVFAFW, encoded by the exons ATGTCTTTTCGTggacgaggaggtggaggaggaagaggaggtggctTCAATCGTGGAGGAGGTGGCGGCGGTGACAGAGGTGGCTTTAATCGTGGTGGACGAGGTGGCTTTGGACGGGGAGGTGGACGAGGAGGCTTCAACAGAGGCGGATATGACCAGGGGCCTCCAGAAAGGGTAGTTT taTTGGGAGAGTTCATGCATCCATGTGAAGATGACATTGTTTGtaaatgtaaaacagaagaaaacaaggtgCCTTATTTCAATGCCCCAGTGTACTTGGATAATAAGGAACAGATTGGCAAAGTCGATGAAATCTTTGGACAGCTAAGAGATTTT tatttttcagtgaaactgtCTGAGAACATGAAAgcctcttcatttaaaaaaatgcaaaag TTTTACATTGATCCAGCAAAGCTGCTACCCCTTCAGAGATTTTTGCCAAGGCCTCCTGGAGAAAAAGGTGCTCCCAGAGGAGGTGGTAGAGGAGGACGTGGTGGTGGacgtggaggaggaagaggcggtGGTAGAG GAGGattcagaggaggaagaggtggaggaggaggaggattcagaggaggaagaggtggaggaggaggaggattcagaggaggaagaggtggcgGAGGAGGCTTTCGAGGTGAGTGTGTGGTTTTTGCATTTTGGTAA
- the CFI gene encoding complement factor I isoform X1 gives MNEPLLRSVKGSTELLVQFLVLIFVFCALQHAAPNAEENQFQQVKPAQPAEQDMYLIEECLSNEYTHKSCEKVFCNPWERCVEGKCLCKLPYQCPKNSSSVCSTNGKHLLTYCHLKSYECQRPEAKFLHKGKCTSEGTFSISVGHGDLNLLQVKPVSQKTDFFVCDSEWTMNEANVACRHLGFESGAEYYRANSRITESALNALHCLQITCRGLETSLAECHIETKSRDSNEGFVSLQCHENLRACSDGEFQCVNKKCIPLNKTCDGINDCGDLSDELCCRECRDNSFHCRSNICIPNKNVCNKEIDCLTGEDEARVLCAGKSKDKGAENHSMDEERKMIKTLLPQVHCGLTNHTLTRRKRIVGGQTARKGEFPWQVAIREIGNEGATVYCGGVYIGGCWVLTAAHCVRANRVHLYRVWIGLLDTILYDKETDTFRLNQLIIHEKYNASTYENDIALLELRSSVKGECSLQHSTPACIPWSEYMFKTGDRCKVSGWGLEKGYTKQFILKWGNVNLFQNCSELYPGRFFKQMACAGTYDGSIDSCKGDSGGPLVCFDAENVAYVWGIVSWGENCGEAGHPGVYTKVASYYDWISHHVSRSLISRYNT, from the exons ATGAATGAACCTTTGTTGAGGTCAGTAAAGGGATCTACAGAACTCTTGGTGCAGTTTCTAGTcttaatttttgtattttgtgcTTTGCAGCATGCAGCACCTAATGCTGAAGAAAACCAGTTTCAGCAGGTTAAGCCTGCCCAGCCAGCTGAGCAAGACATGTACCTCATAGAAGAATGCTTAAGCAACGAATACACACACAAGTCCTGTGAGAAAGTTTTTTGTAATCCATGGGAACGATGTGTGGAGGGAAAATGCCTTTGTAAGCTTCCCTACCAGTGCCCAAAGAACAGCTCTTCAGTTTGTTCTACCAATGGAAAGCACTTGCTTACTTACTGTCACCTAAAAAGCTATGAGTGTCAACGTCCCGAAGCAAAGTTTCTGCACAAGGGAAAATGCACGTCTGAAG gaacatTTTCAATCTCTGTGGGTCATGGAGATTTGAATTTGCTTCAAGTAAAACCCGTGAGTCAAAAGACTGACTTTTTTGTATGTGATAGTGAGTGGACTATGAATGAAGCAAATGTGGCTTGCAGGCACCTTGGCTTTGAATC AGGTGCTGAATATTACCGAGCCAATTCCAGGATCACAGAATCTGCTTTAAACGCGTTGCACTGTCTGCAAATAACTTGCAGGGGCCTAGAGACAAGTCTTGCCGAATGTCACATAGAGACGAAATCAAGAGATAGTAATGAGGGATTTGTTAGCCTCCAGTGCCATGAAAATCTCAGAG CTTGTTCAGATGGTGAGTTTCAGTGCGTCAATAAGAAGTGTATTCCTCTGAATAAAACCTGTGATGGAATCAATGACTGTGGAGACCTAAGTGATGAACTGTGCTGTAGAG AGTGCAGAGACAACAGTTTCCACTGTCGGTCAAATATCTGTATTCCAAATAAGAATGTCTGTAACAAAGAAATTGACTGCCTCACAGGAGAGGATGAAGCTCGAGTTCTCTGTGCAG gcaaaagcaaagacaaaggtGCTGAAAATCACAGTATGGATGAAG aaagaaaaatgataaaaacgCTTCTTCCCCAAGTACACTGCGGTCTTACAAATCACACATTAACTCGACGGAAAAGAATCGTAGGTGGACAGACtgcaagaaag GGTGAATTCCCTTGGCAAGTGGCAATTAGAGAAATTGGCAACGAAGGTGCAACAGTGTACTGTGGAGGGGTTTATATTGGTGGCTGTTGGGTTCTGACTGCTGCACACTGTGTCAG GGCAAATCGAGTTCATCTGTACCGTGTCTGGATTGGACTGTTGGATACAATACTGTACGACAAAGAGACAGATACTTTCAGACTAAACCAACTGATAATCCATGAAAAGTATAATGCGTCGACTTATGAAAACGACATTGCTCTGCTGGAGCTGAGAAGTTCTGTGAAAGGAGAATGCTCCCTGCAACACAGCACACCTGCCTGTATTCCCTGGTCGGAGTACATGTTCAAAACCGGTGACAGATGCAAGGTTTCTGGATGGGGACTAGAGAAAG gtTATACCAAACAATTTATCCTCAAGTGGGGCaatgttaatttatttcagaattgtTCTGAATTGTATCCAGGAcgattttttaaacaaatggcatGTGCAG GTACTTACGATGGCTCCATAGACAGTTGCAAAGGTGATTCAGGAGGACCTTTGGTCTGTTTTGATGCAGAAAACGTGGCGTATGTCTGGGGTATTGTGAGTTGGGGTGAGAACTGCGGGGAGGCTGGTCACCCTGGCGTGTATACAAAGGTGGCCAGCTATTATGATTGGATTAGCCACCATGTGTCAAGGAGTCTCATTTCACGGTATAATACCTAA
- the GAR1 gene encoding H/ACA ribonucleoprotein complex subunit 1 isoform X2 — protein MSFRGRGGGGGRGGGFNRGGGGGGDRGGFNRGGRGGFGRGGGRGGFNRGGYDQGPPERVVLLGEFMHPCEDDIVCKCKTEENKVPYFNAPVYLDNKEQIGKVDEIFGQLRDFYFSVKLSENMKASSFKKMQKFYIDPAKLLPLQRFLPRPPGEKGAPRGGGRGGRGGGRGGGRGGGRGGFRGGRGGGGGGFRGGRGGGGGGFRGGRGGGGGFRGKGY, from the exons ATGTCTTTTCGTggacgaggaggtggaggaggaagaggaggtggctTCAATCGTGGAGGAGGTGGCGGCGGTGACAGAGGTGGCTTTAATCGTGGTGGACGAGGTGGCTTTGGACGGGGAGGTGGACGAGGAGGCTTCAACAGAGGCGGATATGACCAGGGGCCTCCAGAAAGGGTAGTTT taTTGGGAGAGTTCATGCATCCATGTGAAGATGACATTGTTTGtaaatgtaaaacagaagaaaacaaggtgCCTTATTTCAATGCCCCAGTGTACTTGGATAATAAGGAACAGATTGGCAAAGTCGATGAAATCTTTGGACAGCTAAGAGATTTT tatttttcagtgaaactgtCTGAGAACATGAAAgcctcttcatttaaaaaaatgcaaaag TTTTACATTGATCCAGCAAAGCTGCTACCCCTTCAGAGATTTTTGCCAAGGCCTCCTGGAGAAAAAGGTGCTCCCAGAGGAGGTGGTAGAGGAGGACGTGGTGGTGGacgtggaggaggaagaggcggtGGTAGAG GAGGattcagaggaggaagaggtggaggaggaggaggattcagaggaggaagaggtggaggaggaggaggattcagaggaggaagaggtggcgGAGGAGGCTTTCGAG GAAAAGGGTATTAA
- the CFI gene encoding complement factor I isoform X2 — MRVAPVFLIFLSLFCFCGSEHAAPNAEENQFQQVKPAQPAEQDMYLIEECLSNEYTHKSCEKVFCNPWERCVEGKCLCKLPYQCPKNSSSVCSTNGKHLLTYCHLKSYECQRPEAKFLHKGKCTSEGTFSISVGHGDLNLLQVKPVSQKTDFFVCDSEWTMNEANVACRHLGFESGAEYYRANSRITESALNALHCLQITCRGLETSLAECHIETKSRDSNEGFVSLQCHENLRACSDGEFQCVNKKCIPLNKTCDGINDCGDLSDELCCRECRDNSFHCRSNICIPNKNVCNKEIDCLTGEDEARVLCAGKSKDKGAENHSMDEERKMIKTLLPQVHCGLTNHTLTRRKRIVGGQTARKGEFPWQVAIREIGNEGATVYCGGVYIGGCWVLTAAHCVRANRVHLYRVWIGLLDTILYDKETDTFRLNQLIIHEKYNASTYENDIALLELRSSVKGECSLQHSTPACIPWSEYMFKTGDRCKVSGWGLEKGYTKQFILKWGNVNLFQNCSELYPGRFFKQMACAGTYDGSIDSCKGDSGGPLVCFDAENVAYVWGIVSWGENCGEAGHPGVYTKVASYYDWISHHVSRSLISRYNT; from the exons ATGCGAGTGGCCCcagttttcttgattttcttgtctctcttttgtttttgtgGATCAGAG CATGCAGCACCTAATGCTGAAGAAAACCAGTTTCAGCAGGTTAAGCCTGCCCAGCCAGCTGAGCAAGACATGTACCTCATAGAAGAATGCTTAAGCAACGAATACACACACAAGTCCTGTGAGAAAGTTTTTTGTAATCCATGGGAACGATGTGTGGAGGGAAAATGCCTTTGTAAGCTTCCCTACCAGTGCCCAAAGAACAGCTCTTCAGTTTGTTCTACCAATGGAAAGCACTTGCTTACTTACTGTCACCTAAAAAGCTATGAGTGTCAACGTCCCGAAGCAAAGTTTCTGCACAAGGGAAAATGCACGTCTGAAG gaacatTTTCAATCTCTGTGGGTCATGGAGATTTGAATTTGCTTCAAGTAAAACCCGTGAGTCAAAAGACTGACTTTTTTGTATGTGATAGTGAGTGGACTATGAATGAAGCAAATGTGGCTTGCAGGCACCTTGGCTTTGAATC AGGTGCTGAATATTACCGAGCCAATTCCAGGATCACAGAATCTGCTTTAAACGCGTTGCACTGTCTGCAAATAACTTGCAGGGGCCTAGAGACAAGTCTTGCCGAATGTCACATAGAGACGAAATCAAGAGATAGTAATGAGGGATTTGTTAGCCTCCAGTGCCATGAAAATCTCAGAG CTTGTTCAGATGGTGAGTTTCAGTGCGTCAATAAGAAGTGTATTCCTCTGAATAAAACCTGTGATGGAATCAATGACTGTGGAGACCTAAGTGATGAACTGTGCTGTAGAG AGTGCAGAGACAACAGTTTCCACTGTCGGTCAAATATCTGTATTCCAAATAAGAATGTCTGTAACAAAGAAATTGACTGCCTCACAGGAGAGGATGAAGCTCGAGTTCTCTGTGCAG gcaaaagcaaagacaaaggtGCTGAAAATCACAGTATGGATGAAG aaagaaaaatgataaaaacgCTTCTTCCCCAAGTACACTGCGGTCTTACAAATCACACATTAACTCGACGGAAAAGAATCGTAGGTGGACAGACtgcaagaaag GGTGAATTCCCTTGGCAAGTGGCAATTAGAGAAATTGGCAACGAAGGTGCAACAGTGTACTGTGGAGGGGTTTATATTGGTGGCTGTTGGGTTCTGACTGCTGCACACTGTGTCAG GGCAAATCGAGTTCATCTGTACCGTGTCTGGATTGGACTGTTGGATACAATACTGTACGACAAAGAGACAGATACTTTCAGACTAAACCAACTGATAATCCATGAAAAGTATAATGCGTCGACTTATGAAAACGACATTGCTCTGCTGGAGCTGAGAAGTTCTGTGAAAGGAGAATGCTCCCTGCAACACAGCACACCTGCCTGTATTCCCTGGTCGGAGTACATGTTCAAAACCGGTGACAGATGCAAGGTTTCTGGATGGGGACTAGAGAAAG gtTATACCAAACAATTTATCCTCAAGTGGGGCaatgttaatttatttcagaattgtTCTGAATTGTATCCAGGAcgattttttaaacaaatggcatGTGCAG GTACTTACGATGGCTCCATAGACAGTTGCAAAGGTGATTCAGGAGGACCTTTGGTCTGTTTTGATGCAGAAAACGTGGCGTATGTCTGGGGTATTGTGAGTTGGGGTGAGAACTGCGGGGAGGCTGGTCACCCTGGCGTGTATACAAAGGTGGCCAGCTATTATGATTGGATTAGCCACCATGTGTCAAGGAGTCTCATTTCACGGTATAATACCTAA